The Deltaproteobacteria bacterium genome includes the window ATCCAGCATGCCCCCCAGGACGTCCCGAAATGACTCTATCGTGTCAATCACTTGGATGGTGTGGTCGTAAACATCCCGTAGATACACCCCGGTGGACTCGCGCACCAGTGGTGACTCTCCCCTAGTCAGACTACCGACGACTTCCCTCAAAGGCCAGATCCGTTTTCGGAGAAGTATCATTTCTTGTTTCATGTTGTGGATGCTCTCCAAGATCTCCGGAGAGGGATTCTCAATCAGATCCTCTTCCAGAAGCTCCATCTTTTCCCCGAAATGCTCCAATATGACAAAGTAGTTGTCCACAAGGGCATCCATGAGGGCGTAGGCAAGATAGTCACATCCGGCCTTTCGGATGCGACCTTTTCCTTTTCTGATTCTTTCTCTTAGCGCATCGAAAACGTCCCCCGGTTGTTCTTGAAAAGACATAAGAAAGGTCGGGCCCAAGATGAGGCTGACTTGTTGTGAATGGACCGCATCCTGTTGTTTATCGAGGTAAAGCATTTTCATAACTACATAGATGTAATGGTCAAAGTCCTCCATTTTGGGTCGCTGCGCCGTGTTCACAGTATCTTCCAGCGTAAGGGGATGAATCTCGAAATGTTTGCCGATCTTTTCTATGAGATCCACCTCGTGAACGCCACTCACATTGATCCACGTTACTGTGGGTTCGTCTTTCAGAGGAAAAACCTCTTCGATATCCTCGATGGTCCTCTCTTGGAACTGATTTTCATCATAATCGATCAGGCTGATGATCACCTTCT containing:
- the corA gene encoding magnesium/cobalt transporter CorA; protein product: MTRFIKKTSKKVGLPPGTIVHVGEKKTEKVIISLIDYDENQFQERTIEDIEEVFPLKDEPTVTWINVSGVHEVDLIEKIGKHFEIHPLTLEDTVNTAQRPKMEDFDHYIYVVMKMLYLDKQQDAVHSQQVSLILGPTFLMSFQEQPGDVFDALRERIRKGKGRIRKAGCDYLAYALMDALVDNYFVILEHFGEKMELLEEDLIENPSPEILESIHNMKQEMILLRKRIWPLREVVGSLTRGESPLVRESTGVYLRDVYDHTIQVIDTIESFRDVLGGMLDIYLSTVSNKMNEVMKVLTIIATIFIPLTFLAGIYGMNFKYIPELEWRWGYFAAWGVMIATFVSLMFYFRRKKWL